The following are from one region of the Hymenobacter radiodurans genome:
- a CDS encoding LutC/YkgG family protein, giving the protein MTATSRERILAATRANHFEENPLPTVPSFDGNNTVERFTEVLQSIGGQFVRVSAGQSLAEVVQRLFPSAGPLASPLLPATIFIDEQTPTAVLNTVDVAVLGGEFGVAENACIWLPEANMLHRALPLITQHLVLVLSQQNIVATMHQAYARVQDVGGYGMFIAGPSKTADIEQSLVIGAHGARSLTVLLS; this is encoded by the coding sequence ATGACGGCCACTTCTCGTGAGCGAATTCTGGCCGCGACCCGCGCCAATCACTTCGAAGAAAACCCATTACCTACCGTGCCTTCGTTTGATGGCAACAATACAGTGGAGCGCTTCACAGAAGTTCTGCAAAGCATTGGGGGGCAATTTGTGCGTGTTTCAGCGGGCCAATCACTCGCAGAAGTAGTACAGCGGCTTTTCCCATCTGCTGGTCCGCTCGCTTCTCCCCTGCTTCCCGCTACAATTTTCATCGACGAGCAAACGCCGACTGCTGTGCTCAACACGGTAGATGTGGCCGTGTTGGGGGGCGAATTCGGCGTAGCTGAAAATGCCTGCATTTGGCTACCCGAAGCAAACATGCTACACCGGGCTTTGCCCTTGATAACCCAACATCTGGTGCTCGTGCTTTCGCAGCAAAACATTGTGGCTACCATGCACCAGGCTTATGCCCGAGTGCAAGACGTAGGTGGCTATGGCATGTTCATCGCGGGCCCATCCAAAACGGCTGATATTGAGCAGTCGTTGGTTATCGGAGCCCACGGTGCCCGTAGCCTTACCGTGCTTTTGTCTTAG
- a CDS encoding (Fe-S)-binding protein, translating into MKVALFIPCYVDQFYPQVGIATYQLLQKLGIQAAFPQKQTCCGQPMANSGCEQDAIPVYHHFVDTFQGYDYVVAPAGSCVYHVRKHFNIIEQTPAVQHVRETTYDLIDFITTILGVTEIPGVFPHKVGLHLSCHGQRGLHQANESEITPVRDGYLRRLLKSLDGIELTELDRNDECCGFGGTFCVSEAAISARMGQDRVQDHLRNGTRVLTGGDMSCLMHLEGIVRRQKLPMRVMHAAEILNGTIL; encoded by the coding sequence ATGAAAGTTGCTTTATTCATTCCCTGTTACGTTGATCAGTTTTATCCGCAAGTAGGTATTGCTACCTATCAATTGCTGCAAAAACTGGGGATACAGGCTGCCTTCCCGCAGAAGCAAACCTGCTGCGGCCAGCCGATGGCTAACAGCGGCTGTGAGCAGGACGCTATTCCCGTTTACCATCACTTCGTCGATACCTTTCAGGGCTACGACTACGTCGTAGCGCCAGCGGGCAGCTGCGTGTATCATGTGCGCAAGCATTTCAATATTATCGAGCAGACTCCGGCTGTGCAACATGTGCGCGAGACCACTTACGATCTGATTGATTTTATCACTACTATTCTCGGCGTCACGGAAATACCAGGTGTATTTCCGCACAAAGTAGGTTTGCACCTGAGCTGCCACGGACAGCGCGGTTTGCACCAAGCAAATGAATCGGAAATAACCCCAGTTCGCGATGGGTATTTGCGGCGTCTGCTAAAGTCCCTAGATGGCATTGAGCTAACGGAACTCGACCGCAACGATGAGTGCTGCGGATTTGGTGGCACTTTCTGCGTGTCGGAGGCCGCTATTTCGGCGCGCATGGGGCAGGACAGAGTGCAGGATCACCTACGAAACGGCACGCGGGTGCTTACGGGCGGCGATATGTCGTGCCTGATGCACTTGGAGGGCATTGTGCGACGCCAAAAGCTACCCATGCGGGTGATGCACGCCGCCGAAATATTGAATGGCACCATCTTATGA
- a CDS encoding glycoside hydrolase family 28 protein — MKLLLSFLFLLISWLCPFVTDLAALTAEDPAWVKEVGARTLPTTKTTFAATTYGVVGDGKTLNTKAIQKAIDAAAKNGGVVTFEPGQYLTGSIFLKKGVTLHLDKGVTLLGSQDIKDYPEMPSRIAGIEMVWPAALINVLDQDNVAITGKGTVDGQGKPFWDMYWALRKDYNAKGLRWIVDYDAKRPRTLLVSNSSNVTIKDITLQRAGFWTVHVLYSKNVTADGLIIRNNLGGHGPSTDGIDIDSSSYVLVQNCDIDCNDDNFCLKSGRDADGLRVNKPTEYVLIQNCVAGAGGGLFTCGSETSGGIRHVIARNLKAKGTKVGIRIKSALTRGGTVEDIRVDNIEMDGVGVAIEMTMNWNPSYSYSTLPEGYTQETLPAHWKAMLTKVEPAEKGLPYFRDVHISNVRVTNAKKAISAEGQANSLLENMTLSNITMTAQTAGDISYAKNWTVKDMNITSQNQQSVAVANSTSVKF, encoded by the coding sequence ATGAAGCTGCTGCTCTCCTTTCTGTTTCTGCTTATTTCCTGGTTATGTCCGTTTGTAACCGACCTAGCGGCGCTCACCGCCGAAGATCCGGCCTGGGTAAAGGAAGTAGGCGCCAGAACACTGCCCACGACTAAAACGACGTTTGCAGCCACTACGTATGGCGTAGTCGGTGATGGCAAAACACTTAACACCAAAGCCATTCAAAAAGCCATTGACGCCGCTGCCAAAAATGGCGGTGTGGTTACATTTGAGCCTGGTCAGTATCTGACGGGCTCTATCTTTTTGAAGAAAGGCGTTACTCTGCACCTCGATAAAGGTGTCACGCTGCTCGGCAGCCAGGATATCAAAGACTACCCTGAAATGCCGAGCCGCATTGCTGGCATCGAGATGGTGTGGCCCGCGGCGCTCATCAATGTGCTGGATCAGGATAACGTGGCCATCACTGGCAAAGGAACCGTGGATGGACAAGGCAAGCCATTCTGGGATATGTATTGGGCTTTGCGCAAAGACTATAATGCAAAAGGCCTGCGCTGGATTGTCGACTACGACGCCAAGCGCCCACGCACGCTGCTCGTGTCAAACTCCTCAAACGTTACCATTAAAGATATTACGTTGCAGCGGGCCGGTTTCTGGACGGTTCATGTGTTGTACTCCAAGAACGTCACCGCCGACGGCCTCATCATCCGCAATAATCTCGGCGGCCACGGCCCCAGCACCGACGGCATCGACATTGATTCCAGCAGTTACGTGCTGGTGCAAAACTGCGACATCGACTGCAACGACGACAACTTCTGCCTGAAGTCGGGCCGCGACGCGGATGGCCTGCGGGTGAACAAGCCCACGGAGTACGTGCTCATCCAAAACTGCGTCGCTGGTGCCGGTGGGGGGCTTTTTACCTGCGGCAGCGAGACCTCGGGGGGCATTCGCCACGTCATTGCCCGCAACCTGAAAGCGAAAGGCACCAAGGTTGGTATCCGCATCAAATCGGCCCTCACGCGGGGCGGTACAGTAGAGGATATTCGCGTTGATAATATCGAGATGGACGGCGTAGGTGTGGCCATCGAGATGACCATGAACTGGAACCCCTCCTACAGCTACTCCACGCTGCCCGAAGGCTACACTCAGGAAACGCTGCCGGCCCATTGGAAAGCCATGCTGACCAAAGTAGAGCCTGCCGAAAAAGGCCTCCCTTACTTCCGCGACGTGCACATCAGCAACGTACGCGTGACCAACGCCAAAAAGGCGATTTCGGCCGAAGGTCAAGCAAACTCTCTGCTTGAAAACATGACCCTGAGCAACATCACGATGACGGCGCAAACCGCTGGTGACATCAGCTACGCCAAGAACTGGACTGTGAAGGATATGAATATCACCTCCCAAAACCAGCAGTCCGTAGCCGTAGCGAACAGTACTAGTGTGAAGTTCTAA
- a CDS encoding RagB/SusD family nutrient uptake outer membrane protein: protein MKRSYRLITIALLTTFGLTTTACKDYLQEELVSTLTNDYYNTEKGLEDLVKAAYEQTRFKYANEHSYAMFNFGTDEFTHADQVNYVYWNTYERARLNTGNGIESFVHDVWTADYDGINRCNIGIDKIPAFTGTTTLATPAQKAQRLGELHFLRAYYYFQLVQQYGAIPISLKPTESVQLEYERTPVPQVYQQIIKDLRFAEENLSPTSAEFGRATKGAAQHYLAKVYLTRGSAITDERGQKPTDVDSAAYYADQVITSGRYILENDFARLWDISSYANNRAAQTSREVIFSTQFNNVITLAGRFGNRVHSYFTMFYEDTPGMSRDLLNDRPFRRLMPTNYTMDIYDRRNDSRFYKSFKTAWLANNAATIPPWTAANAPTPALVGQRKFVIGDTAIFIRVNTPRLRSRLPRLLARATLRLRAISATLLAP from the coding sequence ATGAAACGTTCCTATCGACTCATAACCATTGCCCTGCTTACCACCTTCGGCCTGACTACCACGGCCTGCAAGGACTATCTGCAGGAAGAACTCGTCTCTACCCTTACCAACGATTATTACAACACGGAAAAAGGGCTGGAAGACCTCGTAAAAGCGGCTTACGAACAAACTCGCTTCAAGTACGCCAATGAGCACAGCTACGCGATGTTCAACTTCGGCACCGATGAGTTTACCCACGCCGACCAGGTAAACTACGTGTATTGGAATACCTACGAGCGTGCCCGCCTGAATACCGGTAACGGCATCGAGAGCTTCGTGCACGACGTATGGACGGCCGACTACGATGGCATCAACCGCTGCAACATTGGCATCGACAAGATTCCGGCTTTCACGGGCACTACTACGCTGGCCACGCCCGCGCAGAAAGCCCAGCGCCTCGGCGAGCTGCATTTCCTGCGGGCCTACTATTACTTCCAGTTGGTGCAGCAGTACGGCGCCATTCCCATTTCGCTCAAGCCTACTGAAAGTGTGCAGCTGGAATACGAGCGTACGCCCGTGCCGCAGGTGTACCAGCAGATTATCAAAGACCTGCGCTTCGCGGAGGAAAATTTGTCCCCCACCAGCGCTGAGTTTGGCCGGGCGACCAAGGGTGCGGCCCAGCACTACTTAGCGAAGGTATATCTGACGCGTGGCAGCGCCATTACCGACGAGCGCGGCCAGAAGCCCACTGACGTAGACAGCGCCGCTTACTACGCCGACCAGGTGATTACCTCCGGCCGCTACATTCTGGAAAACGACTTTGCCCGCCTCTGGGATATTTCCAGCTACGCCAACAACCGCGCTGCCCAGACAAGTCGGGAAGTTATCTTCTCCACGCAGTTCAACAACGTGATTACGCTGGCGGGCCGCTTTGGCAACCGTGTGCACTCCTACTTCACCATGTTTTATGAGGACACGCCCGGCATGTCGCGCGACCTGCTCAACGACCGGCCCTTCCGCCGCCTGATGCCCACCAACTACACCATGGACATCTACGACCGGCGCAACGACTCACGGTTTTATAAGAGCTTCAAAACGGCTTGGCTAGCCAACAACGCCGCCACTATTCCGCCGTGGACGGCCGCAAATGCACCGACCCCCGCGCTGGTCGGTCAGCGTAAGTTCGTGATAGGTGACACAGCCATTTTCATTCGGGTAAATACCCCCAGACTACGCTCACGGCTGCCCAGATTGCTCGCACGCGCTACGCTACGTTTGCGCGCTATTTCCGCAACGCTACTGGCGCCGTAG
- a CDS encoding RagB/SusD family nutrient uptake outer membrane protein, whose product MRNKYPQLLKYIDPFRAGSGVNEEAGTRDGILARFAETYLIAAEAYGRKGDYAKAISYINILRNRAAYKAGEAKPTAFSLVEGGTRGDVTSTAPALQVTMTKFTTNDPAELYPPSATTTQARFIAFILNERTRELAGELHRWEDLARTETLLERARTFNPDTRAEIQPYHKLRPIPREHLERIFRGGQALTQEQRQAEQNPGY is encoded by the coding sequence GTGCGCAACAAATATCCCCAGCTGCTCAAGTACATCGATCCTTTCCGGGCTGGCTCTGGTGTGAACGAAGAAGCTGGCACTCGTGATGGCATTCTGGCTCGCTTTGCCGAAACGTACCTGATTGCTGCTGAGGCTTACGGTCGCAAAGGCGATTATGCCAAGGCCATCAGCTACATCAATATTCTGCGTAACCGGGCCGCATATAAGGCCGGCGAGGCCAAACCAACGGCTTTCTCCCTTGTAGAAGGCGGCACCCGCGGCGACGTGACGAGCACGGCTCCGGCCTTGCAAGTTACCATGACCAAATTCACGACCAATGACCCCGCCGAGCTTTATCCACCGTCGGCTACCACTACGCAGGCGCGCTTCATTGCTTTCATTCTAAACGAAAGAACCCGCGAACTGGCCGGCGAGCTGCACCGCTGGGAAGACCTGGCCCGCACCGAAACGCTGCTGGAGCGCGCCCGCACGTTCAACCCCGACACCCGGGCCGAAATTCAGCCCTACCACAAGCTGCGGCCGATTCCACGTGAGCACTTGGAGCGGATTTTCCGCGGTGGCCAAGCTCTGACGCAGGAGCAGCGCCAAGCTGAGCAAAACCCTGGTTACTAG
- a CDS encoding TIM barrel protein, with protein sequence MLSDQQIQDLNQPLLSEHQLRFSYLADMLARRSLDAQDVIRQLVEFQVAIPSWALGTGGTRFGRYPSGGEPRSLEEKISDVALLNRLNRSSNSISLHIPWDIPKDIAALQQQLQAEGLTIDSMNSNTFQDQKDQPVSYKFGSLSHTEEGVRQQAIQHNIECVEYGKQLGAKIHTVWLADGSNFPGQQHLRRAYQRTAESLASIYEAMPSDMTMLIEYKPYEPHFYSMVIPDWGTSYSLCQYLGKNAQVLVDLGHHLPNTNIEQIVGRLLHFGRLGGFHFNGSMYGDDDLTTGSIKPYQLFLIFNELVDGAQDTAVTNPAVAYMIDASHNTKDPLEDLLQSVESILGAYAKALLVDRAALQEAQDNNDVVRAEEILRDAFLTDVRPLVAEAYSQGGGALNPIAAYRAGKIREQLIQQRGKFSLSTGL encoded by the coding sequence ATGCTTTCCGACCAACAAATTCAGGACCTTAACCAACCGCTGTTGAGTGAGCACCAGCTCCGCTTCAGCTATCTGGCCGACATGCTGGCCCGCCGTAGCCTCGACGCGCAAGATGTGATCCGGCAGCTCGTTGAATTTCAGGTAGCTATTCCAAGCTGGGCCCTGGGTACGGGCGGCACGCGCTTTGGGCGCTACCCATCGGGGGGCGAACCGCGCAGCCTTGAGGAGAAGATTAGTGATGTGGCACTACTTAATCGTCTTAATCGCTCTTCGAACTCGATTTCCCTGCATATTCCGTGGGATATTCCGAAGGATATTGCCGCGCTCCAGCAGCAACTGCAAGCGGAAGGGCTGACAATTGATTCGATGAACTCGAATACGTTTCAGGACCAGAAAGACCAGCCAGTATCTTACAAGTTTGGCTCGCTGAGTCACACGGAAGAAGGTGTTCGGCAGCAGGCCATTCAGCATAATATTGAGTGCGTAGAATACGGCAAGCAGCTGGGGGCCAAAATTCATACGGTGTGGCTCGCTGATGGCTCTAATTTTCCGGGTCAGCAACACCTGCGCCGCGCGTATCAGCGCACGGCCGAATCGTTGGCCAGCATCTACGAAGCCATGCCTTCGGACATGACGATGCTGATCGAGTACAAACCTTACGAGCCGCACTTCTACTCCATGGTTATTCCGGATTGGGGCACGTCGTATTCGCTGTGTCAGTATCTGGGCAAGAATGCACAAGTGTTGGTTGATTTAGGCCATCATTTACCGAACACCAATATTGAGCAGATTGTGGGCCGCTTGCTGCATTTCGGGCGTTTGGGGGGCTTTCACTTCAACGGGTCCATGTACGGCGACGACGACCTGACCACGGGCAGCATCAAGCCGTATCAGCTCTTCCTGATTTTCAACGAGCTGGTAGATGGCGCTCAGGACACGGCCGTGACGAACCCAGCTGTAGCCTACATGATTGACGCCAGCCACAACACCAAAGATCCGCTGGAAGACTTGCTCCAATCGGTGGAAAGCATCCTAGGAGCTTACGCCAAAGCCTTACTGGTAGACCGCGCAGCCCTGCAAGAAGCCCAGGATAATAATGACGTGGTGCGGGCCGAAGAAATCCTGCGCGACGCCTTCCTCACCGATGTACGGCCGCTTGTGGCCGAAGCCTACAGCCAAGGTGGCGGGGCGCTCAACCCCATTGCGGCCTACCGCGCCGGCAAAATTCGGGAGCAGCTTATTCAGCAACGCGGCAAATTCAGTCTGTCTACTGGCTTATGA
- a CDS encoding SMI1/KNR4 family protein: MRKQDVLNEIQAGKDEEYYRLVTDAALYYAVAGFLPEATELLRALWQQLPHSRHVWLQDQAFIVLWQVAGMSVPEAPFPLQVIDDIEWRHRGYLGGDRYAYPMPAVEWSELRGKNAFRQAQAWFTSGDYDPQILVLLQHALQQPQELADYELGDAVCIGAEVAAKAGNEKLTLAILHKWPYYAAPDNPNWFFAKLASSRHVAPMLLRGVLTANLGLTLETCRQDVGKLIAALNRRMIQGPEPLYAHLTWPELLARLNQLALAAEPDLLDMNQWPQDWIGREPASGAEITHQEQQLGIELPADYKSFLRVSNGLANFSGTDPQLLPVTEINWYQHAEDPELYEIAKTYFDAESDEEEATIAASVERAVLISSLDHEQLLWLIAPQQPGDAWQTWFFASWLPGETRYSSFRAYVEEQLKTLEQQNA, encoded by the coding sequence ATGAGGAAGCAAGACGTACTAAATGAGATTCAAGCCGGTAAAGATGAAGAATACTACCGGCTTGTCACCGATGCCGCGCTGTACTATGCTGTAGCGGGTTTTCTGCCTGAAGCTACGGAACTACTGCGGGCGCTTTGGCAACAGCTTCCCCATAGTCGCCATGTGTGGCTGCAGGATCAGGCGTTTATAGTGTTGTGGCAGGTGGCAGGCATGTCGGTTCCGGAGGCTCCGTTTCCCCTGCAGGTTATTGACGATATCGAGTGGCGACATCGCGGCTACCTCGGCGGCGACCGGTACGCATATCCGATGCCAGCCGTGGAATGGTCGGAGTTGCGGGGCAAGAACGCCTTCCGGCAAGCCCAAGCCTGGTTTACCTCCGGAGACTATGATCCGCAAATTCTTGTGCTGCTCCAGCATGCTTTGCAACAACCCCAAGAACTAGCCGACTATGAGTTAGGCGACGCGGTATGCATTGGTGCTGAAGTTGCGGCCAAGGCCGGCAATGAAAAGCTGACCCTTGCCATATTGCATAAGTGGCCTTATTATGCCGCCCCCGACAACCCGAATTGGTTTTTTGCTAAGCTGGCTTCTAGCCGTCACGTCGCTCCAATGTTGTTGCGTGGAGTGCTTACCGCCAATCTGGGCTTGACCTTGGAAACTTGCCGGCAGGATGTAGGTAAGCTGATTGCAGCCTTAAACCGCCGCATGATTCAGGGTCCTGAACCTTTATACGCCCACCTCACTTGGCCAGAGTTGCTCGCTCGATTAAACCAACTAGCGTTGGCCGCCGAGCCCGACTTGCTGGATATGAACCAGTGGCCACAGGACTGGATTGGGCGGGAGCCTGCCAGCGGAGCGGAAATTACCCATCAGGAGCAGCAACTCGGAATAGAGTTGCCTGCCGACTACAAATCCTTTTTGCGGGTTTCCAACGGCCTAGCTAATTTCTCGGGAACTGACCCGCAACTACTGCCTGTGACTGAAATCAATTGGTATCAGCATGCGGAAGATCCGGAGTTGTATGAGATTGCCAAAACCTACTTCGACGCTGAGAGTGACGAGGAAGAGGCTACCATCGCGGCCTCCGTGGAACGGGCTGTGCTGATCAGCAGCCTCGACCACGAACAGTTACTGTGGCTGATTGCGCCACAACAGCCCGGTGATGCCTGGCAGACATGGTTTTTCGCCTCCTGGCTACCTGGCGAAACACGCTATTCCAGTTTTCGGGCCTACGTGGAAGAACAACTTAAGACGCTGGAGCAGCAAAACGCTTAG
- a CDS encoding FGGY-family carbohydrate kinase — protein MKKSIYAVFDVGKTNKKVLLFDEDRQIIDEHQQVCLETVDEEGFPCETLTRLSQWVQDRWHALRHNPHYNLKGVNFTSYGASFVHLGANGQPILPLYNYLKPMPPALMAQFYAELDQGPVDFATATCSPQMGMLNSGMQLYWLKQTKPEHYARIRTSLHLPQYLSYLISGEAFSDYTSVGCHTGLWDFKRNQYHDWVYREGIDDKLAPLTKDSIASVVDGILVGVGLHDSSAALLPYMQQDEKPFLLISTGTWAVTLSPFNREPLTPELLRRDCLSFLSPKGEMTKASRVFFGREHDFQVQRIAHHFHVKPDFYHSLMLARPYDEASHDFQPWCMRGTGPFPERHAKEWDLSGFTTAGDAYHHLMHGLMDILTESINLIRRDEKLIYVDGGFARNPLFMQILGWNFPDAKIKTLEVPQATALGALIHLEQGEAWKKTQLLFS, from the coding sequence ATGAAAAAGTCTATCTACGCCGTGTTTGATGTTGGCAAGACCAACAAAAAAGTCTTGCTTTTCGATGAGGATCGGCAGATCATTGACGAGCACCAGCAGGTATGTCTGGAAACCGTAGATGAGGAAGGATTTCCGTGCGAAACGCTCACGCGGCTTTCGCAGTGGGTGCAGGACCGCTGGCACGCTCTGCGACATAATCCGCACTACAATCTGAAGGGAGTGAATTTCACTTCCTACGGCGCCAGCTTTGTGCACCTTGGCGCCAATGGGCAGCCCATATTGCCGCTCTACAATTACCTAAAGCCGATGCCACCAGCCTTGATGGCTCAGTTTTACGCTGAGCTTGATCAGGGCCCCGTTGACTTTGCTACGGCTACCTGCTCGCCGCAAATGGGAATGCTTAACTCCGGTATGCAGCTGTATTGGCTCAAGCAAACCAAGCCCGAGCATTACGCTCGCATTCGTACGTCGCTGCATTTGCCGCAGTATCTCTCGTACCTGATTAGCGGTGAAGCTTTTAGCGATTATACCTCCGTCGGTTGCCACACGGGCCTCTGGGATTTCAAGCGCAACCAATACCACGACTGGGTATACCGCGAGGGCATCGACGACAAATTAGCCCCCCTGACTAAAGACTCGATTGCTTCCGTGGTCGATGGCATTTTGGTGGGCGTTGGCTTGCATGATAGCTCGGCGGCGTTGCTCCCGTATATGCAACAGGATGAGAAGCCTTTCCTGTTAATTTCAACGGGCACCTGGGCTGTGACGCTTAGTCCCTTCAATCGAGAGCCACTCACGCCGGAGCTGTTGCGCCGCGACTGCCTGAGTTTCCTTTCGCCCAAGGGCGAGATGACTAAAGCATCACGGGTATTTTTCGGTCGCGAGCATGACTTTCAGGTGCAGCGTATTGCTCACCACTTTCACGTAAAGCCCGATTTTTACCACTCCTTGATGCTGGCCCGGCCTTACGATGAAGCCTCGCATGACTTTCAGCCGTGGTGCATGCGCGGCACCGGTCCCTTCCCGGAGCGGCACGCGAAAGAGTGGGATCTATCGGGCTTTACTACTGCGGGTGATGCATACCATCACCTCATGCACGGCCTCATGGATATTCTCACCGAATCCATCAACCTGATTCGGCGCGACGAGAAGCTGATTTACGTGGATGGTGGCTTCGCCCGCAACCCGTTGTTCATGCAGATTCTCGGCTGGAATTTCCCCGACGCGAAAATCAAGACTCTGGAAGTACCTCAAGCTACTGCCCTTGGTGCCTTGATTCATTTAGAACAAGGTGAAGCTTGGAAGAAAACGCAATTGCTATTCTCCTAA
- a CDS encoding GntR family transcriptional regulator — MAVLLPPNQSMYKLQFKPFDKTPKYKQIVQSVITDIERGTLKKGDQLPSISELSAEYYLARDTVEKAYRELRERGFCTSVQGKGYYVQATDATKIKILLVFNKLSSYKKIIYYAFLQALGDRATVDLQIHHYSAHLFQEIIEKNLGKYNYYVVMPHFALDLDKADYRSVLNSIPANELVLLDKDLPDIKRDVLTVYQDFDKDIFTALEGVQDLLEKYERMVLVLPSVGNNYPVEIAWGFRTFCINYNKGFSVKENAINEVLEAGTAYVVVETTDLAELMKKVRQTPFLLGREIGILSFNASTLKELLGITVITTDFEAMGRTAAELLLEKQRVKVKNPFYTIRRGSL, encoded by the coding sequence ATGGCCGTCTTACTTCCGCCTAATCAGAGCATGTACAAGTTGCAGTTTAAGCCTTTCGACAAAACCCCTAAGTACAAGCAGATTGTGCAGTCGGTGATAACCGATATTGAGCGGGGAACCCTAAAGAAAGGCGACCAACTGCCCTCCATCAGTGAGCTAAGCGCCGAATACTACCTGGCCCGCGACACCGTCGAAAAAGCGTATCGGGAGCTGCGGGAGCGGGGTTTTTGCACTTCGGTGCAGGGCAAGGGCTACTACGTGCAGGCCACTGATGCCACCAAGATCAAAATCCTGCTGGTATTCAACAAGCTCAGCTCCTACAAGAAGATCATCTATTACGCTTTCCTGCAAGCCCTGGGCGACCGCGCTACCGTCGATCTACAAATTCATCACTACAGCGCCCACCTGTTTCAGGAAATAATTGAGAAGAACCTGGGCAAGTACAACTACTATGTGGTGATGCCCCACTTTGCACTCGATCTGGATAAAGCCGACTACCGAAGCGTTCTTAATTCCATTCCCGCAAACGAATTAGTACTGCTCGATAAGGACCTGCCCGACATAAAACGCGATGTACTGACCGTATATCAGGACTTCGACAAGGACATTTTTACGGCCTTGGAAGGCGTGCAGGATTTGCTGGAAAAATACGAGCGCATGGTGCTGGTACTGCCCAGCGTCGGCAACAATTATCCGGTGGAAATTGCTTGGGGTTTTCGCACGTTTTGCATCAACTACAACAAGGGTTTTTCGGTCAAGGAAAACGCCATAAATGAAGTGCTGGAAGCCGGCACCGCTTACGTAGTAGTGGAGACTACTGACCTGGCAGAACTGATGAAAAAAGTACGTCAAACGCCTTTCTTGCTGGGTCGCGAAATCGGTATTTTATCGTTCAATGCCAGCACGCTGAAGGAGCTGTTGGGCATTACGGTTATCACCACTGATTTTGAGGCTATGGGCCGCACGGCCGCGGAGCTTTTGCTTGAGAAGCAGCGCGTAAAAGTCAAGAATCCATTCTACACCATTCGGCGCGGGTCGTTGTAA
- a CDS encoding TonB-dependent receptor domain-containing protein has product MGRDASLWLHAHPRHATQYAGGLPNSELEWERTNTVNVGLDFGLFQNRINGSVEVYRANTTGLLLPRALPTVSGFNNVLQNIGATRNTGVEATVSTVNVETSKFRWGTDFVFTKNKEEFVELASGKQDDLGNRWFIGEPLGVYYDYKFDGIWQSYDTEGLARYNAQPGTIKVVDVNNDGLINTQDQIVLGSNRPKWSGSVSNSFSYAGFDLSFLVYARVGQMLATGFRPGLGGRFPGQQVDYWTPANPTTEAPRPNSQQDIATFGDAMRYQNGSFAKVRSISLTYTIPKDLAAKFYSTNLSVYVNAVNPFLITKFKGLDPEATDIGTTSGELAQARNLSTKSLVVGLRIGF; this is encoded by the coding sequence GTGGGACGAGACGCCAGCCTATGGCTACACGCCCACCCCCGGCACGCTACCCAATACGCTGGGGGCTTACCCAACAGTGAGCTGGAGTGGGAGCGGACCAACACCGTCAACGTAGGTCTGGACTTCGGTTTGTTCCAAAATCGTATCAACGGCTCGGTGGAAGTGTACCGTGCGAATACCACCGGTCTGTTGCTGCCCCGCGCGCTTCCTACGGTTTCGGGCTTTAACAACGTGCTGCAAAACATCGGCGCCACGCGCAACACCGGTGTAGAAGCAACGGTGTCGACGGTGAACGTGGAAACCAGCAAGTTCCGCTGGGGCACTGACTTCGTTTTTACCAAGAACAAGGAAGAATTCGTGGAGCTAGCCTCGGGCAAGCAGGATGACCTGGGCAACCGCTGGTTTATCGGCGAGCCGCTGGGCGTGTACTACGACTATAAGTTCGACGGTATCTGGCAGAGCTACGACACCGAAGGCCTGGCACGCTACAACGCGCAGCCCGGTACGATAAAAGTTGTGGACGTAAACAATGATGGCCTGATCAACACCCAAGACCAGATTGTGCTGGGCTCAAACCGTCCCAAATGGAGCGGCAGCGTGAGCAACAGCTTCTCCTACGCCGGCTTCGATTTGAGCTTCCTCGTGTATGCCCGCGTCGGGCAGATGCTGGCCACGGGCTTCCGGCCTGGCCTTGGGGGGCGTTTTCCGGGCCAACAAGTGGACTACTGGACTCCCGCCAACCCGACCACCGAGGCACCCCGGCCAAACAGCCAGCAGGACATCGCCACCTTCGGCGACGCTATGCGGTACCAGAATGGCAGCTTCGCCAAAGTGCGTAGCATTTCGCTTACCTACACCATTCCCAAAGACCTGGCTGCCAAGTTTTACAGCACCAATTTGAGTGTGTATGTGAATGCGGTCAATCCCTTCCTGATTACCAAGTTCAAAGGCCTAGACCCCGAAGCTACCGACATCGGTACCACCTCTGGCGAGCTGGCGCAAGCCCGCAACCTGAGCACCAAAAGCTTGGTGGTTGGCCTGCGCATCGGCTTCTGA